One region of Priestia megaterium genomic DNA includes:
- a CDS encoding type 1 glutamine amidotransferase domain-containing protein, with protein MSKKIAVLVTDLFEDVEYTDPAKAFEEEGHTLTKIDVKTGEVTGKQGETTLTIDKAIADVKPEDFDALFLPGGFSPDILRADDQVVAFTKSFMDEGKPVMAICHGPQLLINAETLKGRDVTGFKSIAIDLKNAGANFHDKEVVVCGNQLVTSRTPDDMEAFVRESVNVLK; from the coding sequence ATGAGTAAGAAAATTGCAGTATTAGTAACAGATTTATTTGAAGATGTGGAATATACAGATCCAGCCAAAGCCTTTGAAGAAGAAGGCCATACGCTAACAAAAATCGATGTGAAAACAGGCGAAGTAACAGGTAAACAAGGCGAAACAACATTAACAATTGATAAAGCAATTGCCGATGTAAAACCAGAAGATTTTGACGCATTGTTTTTACCCGGAGGCTTCTCACCAGATATCTTGCGTGCGGACGATCAAGTCGTAGCTTTTACAAAATCATTTATGGATGAAGGCAAACCGGTTATGGCTATTTGTCACGGGCCACAGCTGCTAATCAATGCTGAAACATTAAAAGGACGTGACGTAACTGGTTTCAAATCAATTGCTATTGATTTGAAAAATGCAGGCGCAAACTTCCATGATAAAGAAGTTGTGGTATGCGGTAATCAACTAGTTACAAGCCGTACACCAGATGATATGGAAGCATTCGTACGTGAATCAGTAAACGTCTTAAAATAA
- a CDS encoding CAP domain-containing protein: MKKRFRIATVAGAVSLGLLTAGQANAAAPDCNTPKQITIKDAQAAQNINVDELLKKFNAQGQSAQAAAPQQETQAPDQAEAAPQEQAKAPEQSEEAKAPEQTQQNTKAQQSENTDKAEQTKDASQFEQKVVDLVNQERQKQGLKPLTLNKKLSDVARTKSKDMMDKGYFDHNSPTYGSPFDMMKQFGIEYTTAGENIAKGQQSPEDVMNAWMNSDGHRKNILNPDFTEIGVGYVKGDTTYWTQQFIGK; this comes from the coding sequence ATGAAGAAAAGGTTTCGTATTGCCACTGTCGCAGGTGCCGTATCATTAGGATTACTAACAGCAGGACAAGCAAATGCAGCAGCTCCTGATTGCAACACTCCAAAACAAATTACCATTAAAGATGCTCAAGCAGCACAAAATATAAATGTAGACGAGCTATTAAAGAAATTTAACGCTCAAGGACAATCTGCTCAAGCAGCAGCTCCACAGCAAGAAACACAAGCACCAGATCAAGCTGAAGCAGCTCCACAGGAACAAGCAAAAGCACCAGAGCAAAGTGAAGAGGCAAAAGCTCCTGAGCAAACACAGCAAAACACAAAAGCTCAACAATCAGAAAATACTGATAAAGCAGAACAAACAAAAGATGCTAGTCAATTTGAACAAAAAGTAGTAGATTTAGTAAACCAAGAACGTCAAAAACAAGGTTTAAAGCCTTTAACACTTAACAAAAAATTAAGTGACGTTGCGCGCACTAAATCAAAAGATATGATGGACAAAGGGTACTTTGACCACAATTCACCAACATATGGTTCACCATTTGATATGATGAAACAATTCGGCATTGAATATACAACTGCAGGTGAAAACATTGCAAAAGGTCAGCAATCTCCTGAAGATGTAATGAATGCTTGGATGAATAGTGACGGTCACCGCAAAAATATTCTAAACCCTGATTTCACTGAAATTGGTGTTGGATACGTAAAAGGTGATACTACGTACTGGACTCAACAATTTATCGGTAAGTAA
- the ade gene encoding adenine deaminase: MSNTKTTLKKQLAVANKKTPADLVVKNGKIIDVFTLSIIEADIAIADGVIVGIGQYDGNNVVDAKGKYISPTFIDGHVHIESSMVTPKEFSKLLVPRGVTTVVTDPHEVANVSGKSGIEFMLQNSDSIPLDVFVNLPSSVPATPFESSGAVLKAADLAPFFSHSRVLGLAEVMDFPAVRDGDDDMLDKLQAANDANGVIDGHGSGLDATGVNIYRTANISTDHECVTAEEAIERIQRGMYVLIRQGSVAKDLKQLLPAVNERNARRFLFCTDDKHLDDLLTEGSIDYNVRFAIELGLDPLIAIQMASLNAAECYGLKDRGAVAPGYKADFILLDDLTDISAAHVYQNGELIAENGEMLSVQEEQIDLPTELMNSVHLKEFSINKLTIPLQHNRANIIEINPNSLLTNHIVEEVQVKQNEFQPSVENDQLKMAVVERHHLTGNIGLGIVKGFQLKDGALATTIAHDSHNIVAVGTNDEDLAKAIAAIEEIGGGIVIVKDNEVIGSLPLSIGGLMSPHPYNEVNSLLKQLHGALHDLDISQKFNPLLTLSFLSLPVIPCLKLTDKGLFNVKEFKHIPVQA; the protein is encoded by the coding sequence ATGTCAAATACAAAAACAACCTTAAAAAAACAGCTTGCTGTTGCCAATAAAAAAACACCTGCAGATCTTGTAGTGAAAAACGGGAAAATTATCGATGTCTTTACGCTTTCCATCATTGAAGCCGATATTGCGATTGCTGATGGAGTGATTGTTGGAATAGGTCAATACGACGGGAATAACGTCGTTGATGCAAAAGGAAAATACATTTCGCCTACGTTCATTGATGGACACGTTCACATTGAATCATCAATGGTTACACCTAAAGAGTTCTCAAAACTTCTTGTACCTAGAGGTGTTACAACTGTCGTAACGGATCCTCATGAAGTTGCGAATGTTTCAGGGAAATCTGGCATTGAGTTTATGCTTCAAAACTCGGATTCCATTCCTTTAGACGTATTTGTGAACTTACCTTCAAGCGTGCCAGCAACTCCTTTTGAAAGCTCTGGAGCCGTCTTAAAAGCAGCTGACTTAGCGCCATTTTTCTCTCACTCTCGCGTGCTTGGATTAGCAGAAGTGATGGATTTCCCTGCTGTTCGAGATGGAGATGACGATATGCTCGATAAATTACAAGCAGCTAACGATGCAAACGGCGTAATTGATGGGCACGGCTCAGGGCTAGATGCCACGGGCGTTAACATTTATCGTACCGCTAATATTTCAACAGATCATGAATGCGTAACAGCAGAAGAAGCAATTGAACGTATTCAGCGCGGGATGTATGTTCTAATCCGCCAAGGTTCTGTTGCTAAAGATTTGAAACAATTGTTACCTGCTGTAAATGAACGCAACGCGCGCAGATTTTTATTCTGTACCGATGACAAACATCTAGATGATTTATTAACGGAAGGCTCTATTGATTACAATGTTCGTTTTGCTATTGAACTCGGGCTGGATCCGTTAATTGCGATTCAAATGGCTTCATTAAATGCCGCTGAATGCTACGGGTTAAAAGATAGAGGGGCGGTTGCTCCTGGTTACAAAGCTGATTTTATTCTGTTGGACGACTTAACTGATATATCTGCAGCACATGTTTATCAAAACGGAGAGCTTATTGCTGAAAATGGAGAGATGCTGTCTGTGCAAGAAGAACAAATTGATCTTCCGACAGAACTAATGAATTCTGTTCATTTGAAAGAGTTTTCTATTAACAAACTTACGATACCACTTCAGCACAATCGGGCTAATATTATTGAAATTAATCCAAACAGCCTGCTTACAAATCATATTGTAGAAGAAGTTCAAGTAAAGCAAAACGAATTTCAGCCTTCTGTAGAAAACGATCAGCTGAAAATGGCTGTTGTTGAGCGCCATCATCTAACAGGAAATATTGGTCTTGGGATCGTAAAAGGATTTCAGTTAAAAGATGGAGCGCTCGCTACTACGATTGCTCACGATTCACATAATATCGTAGCCGTAGGAACAAATGATGAGGATTTAGCAAAAGCAATTGCGGCAATTGAAGAAATCGGCGGAGGTATTGTTATTGTAAAAGATAATGAAGTGATTGGTTCCCTCCCTCTTTCCATCGGAGGGTTAATGTCACCTCACCCTTACAATGAAGTAAATAGCTTACTTAAGCAGCTTCACGGGGCTCTTCATGATCTCGATATCTCACAGAAATTCAATCCGTTGCTGACTTTATCTTTCTTGAGCTTACCTGTTATTCCATGTCTAAAATTAACCGACAAAGGATTATTTAACGTAAAAGAATTTAAGCATATCCCTGTTCAAGCATAA
- a CDS encoding DUF1128 domain-containing protein, whose amino-acid sequence MDLSVKSPENIKHMVDSISEKLRMLNIGAIKAEAFDEEMYEDLKYLYDMVMRKDSFSPSEMQAIAEELGTLRKQA is encoded by the coding sequence GTGGATTTATCAGTAAAATCTCCAGAGAATATTAAACATATGGTCGATAGCATCAGTGAAAAATTGCGCATGCTAAATATCGGAGCAATTAAAGCCGAAGCTTTTGACGAAGAAATGTATGAAGACTTAAAGTACTTATACGATATGGTAATGAGAAAAGATTCTTTTAGCCCAAGTGAAATGCAAGCGATCGCAGAAGAATTAGGTACACTGCGTAAACAAGCTTAA
- a CDS encoding low molecular weight protein-tyrosine-phosphatase, whose translation MINVLFVCLGNICRSPMAEAVFKDMVKKKGLQGQIHVDSAGTGGWHKGNPPHEGTQSILTKNNIDFKGQTARQVIQEDIAKFHYIIGMDVENVGNLRRMAGHTKTGYIARLLDFVPGLHIEDVPDPYFTGNFDEVYDLVQEGCKALLDEIIEKHFSE comes from the coding sequence ATGATTAACGTATTATTCGTTTGTTTGGGAAATATTTGTCGTTCACCCATGGCAGAAGCGGTCTTTAAAGATATGGTGAAGAAAAAAGGGCTACAAGGACAAATTCACGTAGATTCTGCAGGCACAGGAGGCTGGCACAAAGGAAATCCTCCTCATGAAGGGACGCAATCTATTTTAACGAAAAACAACATTGATTTTAAAGGGCAAACAGCAAGACAAGTGATTCAAGAGGATATAGCTAAATTTCATTATATTATTGGAATGGATGTCGAAAATGTAGGAAATCTGAGAAGAATGGCTGGACATACTAAAACAGGTTATATTGCAAGACTTTTGGATTTTGTGCCTGGTTTACATATTGAAGATGTGCCTGATCCTTATTTCACGGGAAATTTTGACGAAGTATATGACTTAGTTCAAGAAGGATGCAAGGCGCTTTTAGACGAAATTATAGAGAAGCATTTCTCGGAATAA
- a CDS encoding YihY/virulence factor BrkB family protein gives MAGIYINNIVKFGKELMGRIHRDELPSLSAELAYYLLLSLFPFLIFLITLIGFLPLESTDLLDLVENVAPQQTLHMIESNVSHIIGSHNEKLLSFGIIATMWSASNGINAIVRAFNRAYHVQENRPFLVARGMAVLLTFAMIFVIIVALLLPVFGHMIGLYLSSTFGFSETFLALWSASRWIISGLILFTVFTGLYYFAPNKKLLIRNVVKGAAFATVGWTVVSMLFAYYVNHFNNYTATYGSLGGIIILLIWLYLSGMIIVIGGEINAIFYDRRVKSS, from the coding sequence ATGGCTGGAATATACATAAATAACATCGTAAAGTTTGGCAAAGAACTCATGGGCCGCATTCATCGAGATGAGCTGCCCAGCTTATCAGCTGAATTGGCTTATTATTTGCTGCTCTCGCTATTTCCTTTTTTAATTTTCTTAATTACGCTGATTGGATTTTTGCCATTGGAATCAACAGATCTGCTTGACTTGGTCGAAAATGTAGCGCCACAGCAAACGCTGCACATGATTGAAAGCAACGTTTCTCATATCATTGGTTCTCATAATGAAAAACTATTATCCTTTGGTATCATTGCCACGATGTGGTCTGCTTCAAATGGAATTAATGCGATCGTAAGGGCATTTAACCGAGCGTATCACGTACAAGAAAATCGGCCGTTTTTAGTGGCGAGAGGCATGGCAGTTCTCCTTACTTTTGCGATGATATTTGTTATTATTGTAGCGCTTTTACTTCCTGTTTTCGGTCATATGATTGGTCTTTATTTATCGTCTACGTTTGGATTTTCAGAAACTTTTCTCGCTTTATGGTCTGCCTCCCGCTGGATTATCAGCGGTCTCATTTTGTTTACTGTTTTTACGGGGTTGTATTACTTTGCTCCTAATAAAAAGCTGCTGATTCGAAATGTTGTAAAAGGAGCGGCTTTTGCTACGGTCGGGTGGACAGTGGTATCGATGCTGTTTGCGTATTACGTAAATCATTTCAATAACTATACAGCTACATATGGAAGCTTGGGCGGAATTATTATCCTGCTTATTTGGCTGTATCTATCAGGTATGATTATCGTTATTGGAGGAGAAATTAACGCTATTTTCTACGACCGTCGAGTTAAATCTTCATAG
- a CDS encoding heavy metal translocating P-type ATPase, with translation MENALPKKQEQTPQTSSAVNVLKTHGELIAALLSGVLILAGWLISKQQDTAVSITLFVLAYVIGGFAKAKEGIEETIENKELNVEMLMIIAAIGAAVIGYWTEGAMLIFIFALSGALETYTMNKSNREISALMNLQPQEATRLIGDQEEIVSISDLQIGDLLLVKPGERVPSDGIVVSGQTTIDQAAITGESVPVLKQLDDEVFAGTVNVKGAITIKMTKPSAETLFQKIIQLVQTAQSEKSPSQLFIERFEGTYVKIVLSVVAVMLFLPHYVLGWSWTETFYRAMILLVVASPCALVASITPASLSAISNGAKKGILFKGGVHLERLSHLSAIAFDKTGTLTKGKPEVTNVIVRSDINEQEFLIKIASIERQSNHPLAQSIVDFVKNKQELTLVQPDSLEDVPGYGVIGSLQEDTWKIGKADFVGKEEAAEFENGISSTLASEGKTIVYAKDQHGIVGLLALKDVVRTEAVEAVKSLKEQGIHTVMITGDSEKTAEAISKECAVDEYIAECLPEAKVDKIKALKEKFPTVSMVGDGINDAPALATANVGVAMGEGTDVALETADIVLMKNDLSKISDAVALSRRMNSIVKQNVIFSIAVIFLLICSNFFQVLDMPFGVIGHEGSTILVILNGLRLLKS, from the coding sequence ATGGAAAATGCGTTACCTAAAAAACAAGAACAAACGCCGCAAACATCTTCTGCTGTCAACGTATTAAAAACACATGGTGAACTCATTGCTGCACTGTTGAGCGGAGTGCTTATTTTAGCCGGCTGGCTGATTTCAAAACAGCAGGATACAGCTGTATCTATTACGCTCTTTGTATTAGCTTATGTGATAGGTGGATTTGCTAAAGCAAAAGAAGGCATTGAAGAAACGATTGAAAATAAAGAATTAAACGTCGAAATGCTAATGATTATTGCGGCCATTGGAGCGGCTGTAATTGGCTACTGGACAGAAGGTGCTATGCTTATTTTCATTTTTGCACTAAGCGGTGCATTAGAAACGTACACCATGAATAAAAGCAACCGAGAAATTAGCGCCTTAATGAATTTGCAGCCGCAAGAAGCAACGCGGCTGATTGGAGACCAAGAAGAAATTGTCTCCATTTCAGATTTACAAATCGGAGACTTGCTGTTAGTTAAGCCGGGTGAACGAGTGCCATCCGATGGTATTGTTGTCTCAGGTCAAACAACGATTGATCAGGCGGCTATTACGGGTGAATCTGTCCCTGTACTAAAACAGCTCGACGATGAAGTATTCGCGGGCACGGTGAATGTGAAAGGCGCCATTACCATTAAAATGACAAAGCCAAGTGCTGAGACGCTGTTTCAAAAGATCATTCAACTTGTTCAAACGGCTCAAAGTGAAAAGTCTCCTTCTCAATTGTTTATCGAACGATTTGAAGGCACATACGTAAAAATTGTTCTATCGGTTGTGGCAGTTATGCTGTTTCTCCCCCACTATGTGCTTGGATGGAGCTGGACCGAGACATTTTACCGAGCAATGATTCTCTTAGTTGTAGCGTCTCCTTGCGCCCTAGTTGCATCTATCACCCCTGCTTCGCTGTCTGCTATTTCAAACGGAGCAAAAAAAGGAATTTTGTTCAAAGGCGGCGTGCATTTGGAAAGGTTAAGCCATTTAAGCGCAATTGCTTTTGACAAAACAGGCACGTTAACAAAAGGAAAGCCAGAAGTGACAAATGTTATTGTACGTTCTGATATAAACGAACAGGAATTTCTTATTAAAATAGCATCCATTGAACGTCAGTCTAATCATCCGCTTGCTCAATCCATTGTTGACTTTGTGAAAAACAAGCAGGAATTGACGCTCGTTCAGCCAGATTCACTTGAAGACGTTCCCGGATACGGTGTGATTGGGTCTCTTCAAGAAGATACGTGGAAGATAGGAAAAGCAGATTTTGTAGGTAAAGAAGAAGCAGCTGAATTTGAAAATGGGATTTCATCTACGCTTGCCAGTGAAGGAAAAACGATTGTGTACGCAAAAGACCAGCATGGTATTGTGGGATTGCTTGCGCTAAAAGACGTTGTACGAACAGAAGCTGTAGAAGCTGTTAAATCTCTGAAAGAGCAGGGTATTCATACCGTCATGATTACAGGAGACAGCGAAAAAACAGCCGAGGCCATTTCAAAAGAATGTGCCGTCGATGAATACATTGCAGAATGTTTGCCTGAAGCGAAAGTAGATAAAATTAAAGCGTTAAAAGAAAAATTCCCTACCGTTTCAATGGTGGGAGATGGCATTAACGATGCACCTGCTCTCGCTACTGCTAACGTTGGAGTAGCCATGGGAGAAGGAACCGATGTGGCACTGGAAACGGCAGATATTGTTTTAATGAAAAATGATTTATCAAAAATTTCGGATGCAGTAGCTCTTTCCAGACGAATGAACTCAATTGTGAAGCAAAACGTTATTTTTTCTATTGCCGTCATCTTTTTATTAATTTGTTCGAATTTTTTCCAAGTGCTTGATATGCCATTTGGTGTTATTGGTCACGAAGGCAGCACCATTTTAGTTATTTTAAACGGCCTTCGCTTGCTAAAATCTTGA
- a CDS encoding BH0509 family protein, producing MSRQERKNMITFIETMKGIDRETLMYMTDADIEHIYTSAYKYYEEHLDM from the coding sequence ATGAGCAGACAAGAACGTAAAAACATGATTACATTTATTGAAACAATGAAGGGGATCGACCGTGAAACCTTAATGTACATGACGGATGCCGATATCGAGCACATTTACACTTCCGCTTATAAATATTATGAAGAGCATTTAGATATGTAG
- a CDS encoding ArsR/SmtB family transcription factor — MKKDEHSFLSPQTVEEASRILKAISDPTRMKILYLLFQEECSVGHMVEVLGVSQSAISHQLTHLRHLRLVKYRREGNTYFYTYDDEHVVGILHQVIQHVECAHNN, encoded by the coding sequence ATGAAAAAAGATGAACATTCGTTTTTATCACCTCAAACAGTAGAAGAAGCATCAAGAATACTAAAAGCTATTTCAGATCCTACGAGAATGAAGATTCTCTATTTGCTATTTCAAGAAGAGTGTTCAGTCGGTCATATGGTTGAAGTGCTTGGTGTTTCACAATCAGCTATTTCACATCAGTTAACTCACTTGCGTCATTTACGTTTAGTAAAATATCGCCGTGAAGGGAATACGTATTTCTATACGTACGATGATGAACACGTGGTTGGAATATTGCATCAAGTGATTCAGCACGTAGAATGCGCACATAACAATTAG
- a CDS encoding cation diffusion facilitator family transporter encodes MSHDHHHHHHGHHHHFDTQREGNKKGLLIALIITAGIMVLEFVGGLFTNSLALLSDSGHMLSDTSSLALSLVAIWFANRDASAKKTYGYYRFEILAALFNGVALFVIAGFIIYEAYQRVLEPQSVASGSMMLIAAVGLLANLISAWSLMRQGDVKGNVNLRSAYLHVLGDALGSIGAIVAGLLMMLFGWYIADPIISVVVSVLILKSAWGVLAHSVHILMEGSPEGVDHSEIKNLLENIEGVKDVHDLHIWTITSGLDSLSCHMRVEDEKDCQQILQKAIDLVHDHCGIEHTTIQIEKSALQHRTLKV; translated from the coding sequence ATGAGTCATGATCATCACCACCATCATCATGGTCATCATCACCATTTTGATACACAGCGTGAAGGCAACAAAAAAGGTCTGTTAATTGCACTAATTATCACCGCGGGTATTATGGTTCTTGAGTTTGTTGGAGGGCTTTTTACAAATAGTTTAGCGCTATTATCCGATAGCGGACACATGCTGTCGGATACAAGCTCACTTGCTCTTAGCCTCGTAGCCATATGGTTTGCTAACCGAGATGCGTCGGCTAAAAAAACGTACGGTTATTATCGTTTTGAAATATTAGCGGCTCTTTTTAACGGAGTGGCACTGTTTGTAATAGCAGGGTTTATCATTTATGAAGCCTATCAGCGCGTACTGGAGCCGCAGTCTGTAGCAAGCGGCAGCATGATGCTGATTGCTGCTGTTGGTTTACTCGCTAATTTAATCAGCGCATGGTCACTTATGAGACAAGGCGATGTAAAAGGAAATGTAAATTTGCGCAGCGCTTACTTACACGTATTGGGAGATGCTTTAGGGTCTATTGGAGCTATTGTAGCGGGACTTCTTATGATGCTGTTTGGATGGTATATTGCTGATCCGATTATTTCTGTAGTTGTGTCTGTATTAATTTTAAAAAGCGCTTGGGGCGTGCTTGCTCATAGCGTTCATATTTTGATGGAAGGCTCTCCTGAAGGAGTGGATCACAGTGAAATAAAAAACCTTCTTGAAAACATTGAAGGAGTCAAAGATGTGCATGATTTACACATCTGGACGATTACTTCAGGACTGGACTCATTGAGCTGTCATATGCGCGTAGAAGATGAAAAAGATTGTCAGCAGATTTTGCAAAAAGCCATTGATTTAGTACACGATCACTGTGGTATTGAGCATACGACGATACAAATTGAAAAATCAGCTCTTCAGCACCGGACGCTAAAAGTTTAA
- a CDS encoding MFS transporter, giving the protein MGATHQQRFWILVSLVAISGFSQGMLLPLIAIIFEKDGLSSTINGLNATGLYLGILFISPFMEAPLRRYGYKPIIAAGGLLVIVSLALFPLWKSVVFWFVLRLFIGIGDHALHFGTQTWITSSSPADKRGRNISLYGLFFGIGFAVGPLMTPLIEINQALPFMISSALCLLTWVFLFLIKNEFPLQGVEVNSLKETAKRFSKAAKYAWIAFLPPFGYGFLESSLNGSFPVYGLRIGLQVEFISLLLTSFAVGAIVFQLPLGILSDKFGRKLVLGWILSIGAVTFFTASLLEDTAIPLVACLFIAGMVVGSTFSLGISYMTDLIPTRLLPTGNLLCGIAFSIGSLAGPYIGGTFIQFFHHVSFFNIISGMLGFIFILLFVFGQKMPMQQKTSENL; this is encoded by the coding sequence ATGGGTGCTACTCATCAACAACGTTTCTGGATTTTAGTTAGCCTTGTCGCCATTTCTGGATTCAGCCAAGGCATGCTGCTGCCTTTAATTGCTATTATTTTTGAGAAAGATGGTCTTTCCTCTACTATAAACGGATTAAACGCAACTGGATTGTACCTGGGCATCTTATTTATTTCTCCTTTCATGGAAGCGCCGCTTCGCAGATACGGATACAAGCCAATTATCGCAGCAGGAGGACTTTTAGTTATTGTATCTTTAGCTTTGTTTCCCCTGTGGAAATCTGTTGTATTTTGGTTTGTGCTCCGTTTATTTATTGGAATAGGAGATCACGCGCTGCACTTTGGAACTCAAACGTGGATTACATCGTCTTCCCCTGCTGATAAAAGAGGTAGAAACATTTCACTGTATGGGCTCTTTTTTGGTATTGGTTTTGCTGTTGGTCCTTTAATGACGCCGTTAATTGAAATTAATCAAGCGCTGCCTTTTATGATTTCTTCTGCTCTATGTCTTCTAACGTGGGTATTTTTATTTTTGATAAAAAATGAATTTCCCCTTCAGGGAGTTGAGGTTAATTCATTAAAAGAAACGGCTAAGCGATTTTCTAAAGCGGCTAAATATGCTTGGATTGCTTTTTTACCGCCTTTTGGATATGGTTTTTTAGAGTCATCACTGAACGGCAGCTTTCCTGTATACGGTTTACGAATTGGATTGCAAGTAGAGTTTATTTCACTGCTGCTGACTTCCTTTGCAGTTGGAGCTATTGTGTTTCAGCTTCCTCTTGGCATACTGAGCGATAAATTCGGACGGAAATTGGTATTAGGATGGATTTTATCAATTGGAGCCGTGACTTTTTTTACAGCAAGTCTCTTGGAAGACACCGCTATTCCATTAGTAGCGTGTTTATTTATAGCAGGCATGGTTGTAGGTTCTACGTTTAGTTTAGGAATCAGCTATATGACGGATTTGATTCCTACTCGTCTGCTTCCTACAGGTAATTTACTATGCGGCATTGCTTTTAGTATCGGAAGCCTTGCCGGTCCTTACATAGGCGGTACTTTTATTCAGTTCTTTCATCATGTCAGCTTTTTTAATATTATTAGCGGGATGCTTGGCTTTATTTTTATCCTTCTTTTTGTATTCGGACAAAAAATGCCTATGCAGCAAAAAACAAGCGAGAACTTATAA
- a CDS encoding DUF3237 domain-containing protein: MIEPGLKKIATFTINVGTPVVIGHTGLGKKQFIPIKSGTADGEIKGLILPSGADSQIIRWDGRVDLSARYVIQTEDDELIYIENNGIRQVSEEFREQAAEGEIIPPEHVYFRTIPVFETGSAKYKWLQDRMFIGAAVRNPESVVLDIYEVL, encoded by the coding sequence ATGATAGAACCAGGGCTGAAGAAAATAGCAACATTCACAATTAATGTTGGTACACCCGTCGTTATTGGTCATACAGGATTAGGAAAAAAACAGTTTATTCCCATTAAGTCAGGTACTGCAGACGGGGAAATAAAAGGCTTAATTCTTCCAAGTGGAGCGGATTCTCAAATTATTCGTTGGGATGGCCGCGTCGATTTATCTGCACGATATGTCATTCAAACAGAAGATGATGAACTTATTTATATTGAAAACAATGGAATACGTCAGGTTAGTGAAGAGTTTAGAGAACAGGCTGCTGAAGGTGAAATTATACCCCCAGAGCACGTTTACTTTCGTACGATTCCTGTCTTTGAAACTGGAAGTGCAAAGTATAAGTGGTTACAGGACCGCATGTTTATAGGCGCTGCTGTAAGAAACCCAGAAAGCGTTGTGCTAGACATATACGAAGTTTTATAA
- a CDS encoding phenolic acid decarboxylase produces the protein MEKFIGNHMIYTYENGWEYEIYIKNENTIDYRIHSGMVAGRWVRDQKVDIVKLTEGVYKVSWTEPTGTDVSLNFMPDEKRMHGIIFFPKWVHEHPEITVCYQNDYLDLMHESREKYETYPKYVVPEFADITFITNVGVNNEEVIAQAPYEGMTDDIRAGKLI, from the coding sequence ATGGAAAAATTTATTGGAAATCATATGATTTACACATACGAAAACGGATGGGAATATGAAATCTATATTAAAAACGAAAATACAATCGATTATCGTATTCATAGCGGAATGGTGGCAGGACGATGGGTTCGTGACCAAAAAGTAGATATTGTGAAATTAACAGAAGGTGTATATAAAGTATCTTGGACTGAACCAACGGGGACAGATGTATCTTTGAACTTTATGCCTGATGAAAAACGCATGCACGGAATTATTTTCTTCCCAAAATGGGTACATGAACATCCTGAAATTACCGTGTGCTATCAAAATGATTATCTTGATTTAATGCATGAATCCCGTGAAAAATACGAAACATATCCGAAATACGTGGTTCCCGAATTTGCTGACATTACATTCATCACAAATGTCGGAGTAAACAATGAGGAAGTTATCGCTCAAGCGCCTTACGAAGGAATGACGGATGATATTCGCGCTGGAAAATTAATTTAA
- a CDS encoding OsmC family protein, whose product MEFNMKKEAGFTTDFPYGELHIAGDEEHGFRPYQLMTSSIAVCSGGVLRKILEKKRIAFSDLRIQADVTRNDEKAGRIEKIHLHYIITGKDLPLDKIEKSIELARKNCSMLQSVIDSIEVTETFEIK is encoded by the coding sequence ATGGAATTTAACATGAAAAAAGAGGCGGGGTTTACGACAGATTTTCCTTATGGAGAGCTACATATCGCCGGAGATGAAGAGCATGGCTTTCGTCCGTATCAGCTAATGACATCATCCATTGCCGTGTGCAGCGGAGGCGTGTTAAGAAAGATTCTAGAGAAAAAAAGAATCGCTTTTTCCGATTTACGCATCCAAGCTGATGTAACGCGCAATGATGAAAAAGCGGGGCGAATCGAAAAAATTCATTTGCACTATATCATCACGGGAAAAGACCTGCCATTAGACAAAATTGAAAAATCGATTGAGCTAGCCCGAAAAAATTGTTCAATGCTACAGTCGGTTATTGACAGTATAGAAGTGACAGAAACCTTCGAAATAAAATAA